In Vigna unguiculata cultivar IT97K-499-35 chromosome 3, ASM411807v1, whole genome shotgun sequence, a single genomic region encodes these proteins:
- the LOC114178235 gene encoding CBL-interacting serine/threonine-protein kinase 6 produces MSEKEKEKGVGEGQSTLLHGKYELGRVLGHGTFAKVYHARNLKTGEHVAMKVVGKEKVIKVGMMEQVKREISVMKMVKHSNIVELHEVLASKSKIYIAMELVRGGELFNKVSKGRLKEDVARLYFQQLISAVDFCHSRGVYHRDLKPENLLLDEHGNLKVSDFGLTAFSDHLKEDGLLHTTCGTPAYVSPEVIAKKGYDGAKADIWSCGVILYVLLAGFLPFQDDNLVAMYKKIYRGDFKCPPWFSAEARRLVTRLLDPNPNTRISISKVMESSWFKKPVPRKVEEVAKVDLEEMCERPATMNAFHIISLSEGFDLSPLFEEKKREEMRFATAGTPSSVISRLEEVAKAGKFDVKSSETKVRLQGQERGRKGKLAIAADIYAVTPSFMVVEVKKDNGDTLEYNQFCSKQLRPALKDIFWNSPQNSTPAIVLE; encoded by the coding sequence ATgagtgagaaagagaaagagaaaggggTGGGCGAGGGACAATCGACGTTGCTGCACGGGAAGTACGAGCTGGGGAGGGTGTTGGGGCATGGAACGTTCGCGAAGGTGTACCACGCGCGGAACCTGAAGACGGGGGAGCACGTGGCAATGAAGGTGGTGGGGAAGGAGAAGGTGATAAAGGTGGGGATGATGGAGCAGGTGAAGAGGGAGATCTCGGTGATGAAAATGGTGAAGCACTCCAACATCGTGGAACTCCACGAAGTGTTGGCCAGCAAGTCCAAGATCTACATCGCCATGGAGCTCGTGCGCGGGGGAGAGCTCTTCAACAAGGTCTCCAAAGGTCGATTGAAGGAGGACGTCGCCAGACTCTACTTCCAGCAGTTAATCTCCGCGGTCGACTTCTGCCACAGCCGCGGCGTCTACCACCGCGACCTCAAGCCGGAGAACCTCCTCCTGGACGAACACGGCAACCTCAAGGTCTCCGACTTCGGACTCACCGCCTTCTCCGACCACCTCAAGGAGGATGGGCTGCTGCACACCACGTGCGGCACGCCCGCCTACGTCTCGCCGGAGGTCATAGCGAAGAAAGGGTACGACGGTGCCAAGGCCGATATATGGTCGTGTGGGGTCATCCTCTACGTCCTCCTCGCAGGGTTTTTACCCTTTCAGGATGATAATTTGGTTGCCATGTACAAGAAAATTTACAGAGGGGACTTCAAGTGTCCACCTTGGTTTTCCGCGGAGGCGCGAAGGCTTGTTACCAGACTCCTCGACCCCAACCCGAATACCCGGATTAGTATCAGTAAAGTGATGGAGTCTTCCTGGTTTAAGAAACCGGTGCCGAGGAAGGTGGAGGAGGTGGCGAAGGTGGATTTGGAGGAGATGTGTGAGAGGCCTGCCACCATGAACGCGTTTCACATAATCTCGTTGTCGGAGGGGTTCGATTTGTCGCCCCTGTTTGAGGAGAAGAAGAGGGAGGAGATGAGATTCGCGACGGCGGGGACGCCCAGCAGCGTTATATCGCGGCTGGAGGAGGTGGCGAAGGCGGGGAAGTTCGACGTGAAAAGTAGCGAGACGAAAGTGAGGCTTCAGGGACAGGAGCGTGGGAGGAAGGGAAAGCTAGCGATTGCGGCGGATATTTACGCCGTGACGCCGTCGTTTATGGTGGTGGAAGTGAAGAAGGACAATGGAGATACCCTGGAGTACAACCAGTTCTGCAGCAAGCAGCTTCGTCCTGCGCTTAAAGACATCTTCTGGAATTCCCCACAGAATTCCACACCTGCAATAGTGCTTGAATGA
- the LOC114177367 gene encoding uncharacterized protein LOC114177367, with amino-acid sequence MAYAAADSNKIHTDVLTKARETCYKARGAFYACLKKESNKNLTEIAYVGLLYPLECKQCRNEYVNRCRFSWVKHFDRQYCRNTRVQTLFDHMTAKSDKIHTDVLTEAREACYKARDAFYACLKKESDKNPTEIASVGLLYPLECKQCRNEYVKQCRSSWVKHFDRQYCQNKRVQTLLDDKGSTRGPSNIKPNT; translated from the exons ATGGCTTATGCTGCAGCAGATTCTAACAAAATTCACACTGATGTTCTCACCAAAGCGAGAGAAACTTGTTACAAG GCTCGTGGTGCTTTCTATGCGTGCTTGAAAAAGGAATCTAACAAGAACCTCACAGAGATTGCATATGTTGGGCTGCTATATCCCCTAGAATGCAAACAATGCAGGAATGAATACGTGAATCGGTGTCGATTTTCCTGG GTCAAACATTTCGATAGGCAATACTGCAGGAACACGAGGGTTCAGACACTTTTCGATCACATGACAG CAAAATCTGACAAAATCCACACTGATGTTCTCACCGAAGCGAGGGAAGCTTGTTACAag GCTCGTGATGCTTTCTATGCCTGCTTAAAAAAGGAATCTGACAAGAACCCCACAGAGATTGCATCTGTTGGGTTGCTATATCCCCTAGAATGCAAACAATGCAGGAATGAATACGTCAAACAGTGTCGATCTTCCTGG GTGAAACATTTCGATAGGCAATACTGCCAGAACAAGAGGGTTCAGACACTTTTGGATGACAAAGGTTCCACCAGAGGTCCTTCCAATATTAAACCCAATACTTGA